One window of the Acetomicrobium thermoterrenum DSM 13490 genome contains the following:
- a CDS encoding alkaline phosphatase family protein — protein sequence MNKVILVIIDGLRCDVAFKEMRYMVRLTGEGLAARFALKAELPSLSKPLYETLLTGIPPYISGVTSNEFKGRSSQKSLFHLTREKGFINAAAAYYWISELYNCYPFDLPLHREQEKEDMPIQFGRFYFEDDYPDSHLFVDGEILRRKHKPDFLLIHPMGVDYFGHLYGGSSREYAKKTSEMDGLLSKYIPLWLDDCYQVIVTADHGMDDFGNHGGESSEERDVPLFLVGDRFTSVCYEPPSQLGIAPLICRLLEINPSEAMNSITSPASSGGLS from the coding sequence ATGAATAAGGTAATTCTCGTAATAATAGACGGACTCAGGTGCGATGTGGCCTTTAAGGAAATGCGCTATATGGTCCGTTTGACCGGGGAAGGCTTGGCAGCCAGATTTGCCCTAAAGGCTGAACTGCCAAGCCTTTCCAAACCCTTATACGAGACGCTGCTTACGGGGATTCCTCCCTATATAAGCGGCGTGACCTCTAACGAATTTAAAGGAAGGTCGAGTCAAAAAAGCCTATTTCATCTGACCAGGGAAAAAGGGTTCATCAACGCAGCAGCTGCTTATTACTGGATCAGCGAGCTTTACAACTGCTATCCCTTCGATCTGCCGCTTCACCGCGAACAGGAGAAGGAGGATATGCCAATTCAATTCGGGAGGTTCTACTTCGAGGACGACTATCCCGATTCTCACCTCTTTGTCGATGGTGAAATACTTCGAAGAAAGCATAAGCCCGACTTTTTGCTGATACATCCCATGGGGGTCGATTACTTCGGTCATCTCTACGGAGGTTCATCAAGAGAGTATGCCAAAAAGACGTCAGAAATGGATGGGCTTTTAAGTAAGTACATCCCCCTGTGGCTGGACGACTGCTATCAGGTGATCGTGACGGCCGATCACGGGATGGACGACTTCGGAAACCACGGAGGAGAAAGCAGCGAGGAGCGGGACGTGCCTCTGTTTCTCGTTGGAGACCGATTCACGTCGGTATGCTACGAACCTCCTTCGCAGCTTGGGATAGCGCCCTTAATCTGTAGGCTGCTTGAGATAAATCCGTCTGAGGCAATGAACTCTATTACATCGCCGGCATCCTCGGGGGGATTATCGTGA
- a CDS encoding ABC transporter substrate-binding protein — MKKAVRARRILLSMIVCMIFAILVMPATPSNAQQLSLKEIEERARQEGMIVSVGMPDAWANWKDTWRDLEVKYGLKHIDTDMSSAEEIAKFEAEKNNPTADIGDVGMAFGPVAVERKVTQPFKTSYWDEIPDWAKDKEGHWIVGYLGTMAVITDKSQVKNLPRSFEDIKNGDYKVAIGDVTKAAQAQMAVLATAIALGGDESNIKPAIDFFAALAKQGRLLLTDVLPANFEKGEIPVGFLWDFNALGYRDQIDPDRFEVSIPKEGSVVSGYATIINKYAPHPHAAMLTREYILSDAGQINLAKGYARPIRSSVKLPEEVAKKMIPMEQYANARPIKDFKAWENTAKMLPQIWQEQVLVYLR, encoded by the coding sequence GTGAAAAAAGCAGTTAGGGCAAGAAGGATTTTACTAAGTATGATTGTTTGTATGATATTTGCCATTCTTGTTATGCCTGCCACACCTTCAAATGCTCAGCAACTTAGCCTGAAGGAAATAGAGGAGCGCGCAAGGCAGGAGGGCATGATCGTAAGCGTTGGCATGCCCGATGCTTGGGCTAACTGGAAGGATACGTGGCGCGATCTGGAGGTCAAATACGGCCTGAAGCATATTGACACCGATATGTCGAGCGCTGAGGAAATAGCCAAGTTCGAGGCGGAAAAGAATAACCCTACAGCTGACATAGGAGACGTGGGCATGGCCTTTGGGCCGGTTGCAGTCGAACGGAAAGTTACACAGCCCTTTAAGACGTCCTACTGGGATGAAATACCAGATTGGGCCAAAGACAAAGAAGGGCACTGGATAGTAGGATATCTCGGCACTATGGCCGTTATAACGGACAAGTCCCAGGTTAAAAATCTGCCCAGGTCTTTCGAGGACATTAAAAATGGAGATTACAAAGTCGCCATCGGGGATGTGACTAAGGCTGCCCAGGCTCAGATGGCGGTGCTTGCCACAGCGATTGCTCTTGGCGGAGACGAGAGCAATATTAAGCCTGCAATAGACTTTTTTGCGGCGCTTGCCAAACAGGGACGGTTATTGCTGACCGATGTATTGCCGGCCAATTTCGAAAAGGGAGAGATACCCGTGGGATTTCTGTGGGATTTCAACGCCTTGGGTTATCGGGACCAAATAGACCCCGATCGGTTTGAGGTCAGCATCCCCAAAGAAGGAAGCGTAGTGAGCGGTTACGCCACTATAATCAACAAATACGCCCCCCATCCTCATGCAGCCATGCTCACCAGGGAATACATCTTAAGCGATGCCGGGCAGATCAACCTTGCAAAGGGTTATGCACGTCCGATAAGAAGCAGCGTAAAACTTCCCGAGGAAGTGGCAAAAAAGATGATTCCTATGGAACAATACGCAAATGCAAGGCCGATTAAAGACTTCAAGGCCTGGGAAAACACTGCAAAAATGCTGCCTCAAATCTGGCAGGAACAAGTGTTGGTGTATCTTAGATAG
- a CDS encoding ABC transporter substrate-binding protein — protein MSLSKKTLYLILGLVFVFTVAAAGAEKCFARNGNGKITFADFSWESVQVHNRIAGYLIRHGWGREVEYMLVEEVPGFMGLERGDIQIAMEAWVDNAASYWEEAKKRGMIISLGKNYPDAPQGWYVPTYIIEGDEERGIKPMASDLKSVSDLPKYWELFKDPELKTKGRFNNGPSGWIISVINEKRLKAYGLDKTYRNFYTGSAAALASAIAGAYERGNPVLAYYWEPTPLLGMYDMTRLEEPPYDEKVWNDTGACEMPKCRVLKVANRDFLEENPEIEEMLKRYRTSLELTNEVLAYMKKNAVTPKDAAEWFLKTHPKLWRSWIANPKVQEKIARSLEQI, from the coding sequence ATGAGTTTATCGAAAAAAACATTGTATTTGATATTGGGGTTAGTTTTTGTTTTTACTGTCGCAGCAGCAGGAGCCGAGAAATGTTTTGCTCGAAACGGCAACGGAAAAATAACCTTTGCCGATTTCAGTTGGGAGAGCGTTCAAGTACACAATAGGATAGCCGGTTATCTGATTAGACATGGTTGGGGTCGTGAAGTCGAATACATGCTTGTCGAGGAAGTGCCAGGCTTTATGGGACTGGAGAGGGGCGATATTCAGATAGCAATGGAGGCCTGGGTTGACAACGCAGCTTCCTACTGGGAAGAGGCCAAAAAACGCGGGATGATCATAAGCCTTGGAAAGAACTACCCAGACGCGCCTCAAGGGTGGTATGTTCCAACTTACATCATCGAAGGAGATGAAGAGAGGGGCATCAAGCCCATGGCTTCGGATCTCAAATCCGTCTCAGATCTGCCCAAGTATTGGGAGCTTTTCAAAGATCCCGAGCTCAAAACAAAGGGACGCTTCAACAACGGCCCTTCGGGTTGGATAATAAGCGTCATAAATGAAAAACGCCTCAAAGCCTACGGACTGGATAAAACCTATCGAAACTTCTATACCGGCTCTGCAGCAGCCCTGGCTTCGGCTATTGCCGGAGCTTATGAACGAGGAAACCCTGTTCTGGCTTACTACTGGGAGCCTACCCCCCTTCTTGGAATGTACGACATGACGAGGCTCGAAGAACCGCCCTACGATGAAAAAGTATGGAACGATACAGGAGCATGCGAAATGCCCAAGTGCAGGGTGTTGAAAGTTGCCAATCGCGATTTTCTCGAAGAAAATCCCGAGATAGAGGAGATGCTCAAACGCTACAGAACTTCTCTGGAACTTACCAACGAAGTGCTGGCATATATGAAGAAAAACGCAGTCACTCCCAAAGATGCTGCCGAATGGTTTTTAAAAACCCATCCGAAACTGTGGAGATCCTGGATAGCAAATCCAAAGGTCCAAGAAAAAATCGCCAGATCTCTCGAGCAAATTTAA
- a CDS encoding choline/carnitine O-acyltransferase, with translation MITKCESVVIAHSREIPILSFSPLERTCSRLLEWARPLLSADLYRESMRAVEGFLSSSGEGHLLQGELDRIYPEQRDVLKWMPYWENWYLSNRHPLPANCNPFYVLEIEGEKLKIDNVELSAMAVEAALKFHLKIKKGDLKPDRWNGRLLSMEQYDLIFGVTRIPGKDMDRNLKSDTDYIAVLCNGHIFLQKVLEGENIVPSEGLARNFRIIMEQSRRPARVPLSELTSLPRSKWAEIRDKLIQCKEVARAIEAIEKSLFVLCLDEPREMTLEELSLSVLLGPPESRWFDKSLQVVALGKGRIGINFEHSQRDGTPMGRFVKFLNEEIATLRLKTGAAPSPIEVDIPERDYVKDISLKAQKEAEKAFSKLKLSVINFKDFGKEEIKRLKLSPDGFVQTALFLSQKRAWGHVKTTFESVMLRQFWKGRTEGMRPFNSWTGAFLRLIDDPSASDRARNAAMLKAIKAHSFRARLCMDGKGLEGHLGLLEAIAEGKVGKRALVEKPKIYECPAWKVLQDIGITSSTTSGEGLVSAGYGPAQEDGIAVRYIKRPDCLVFCVTSLDDFDDSRRRFIEKLPKALKDMRRCAGLSTERKFL, from the coding sequence TTGATAACTAAATGTGAATCGGTCGTGATAGCACATTCACGGGAAATACCCATTTTATCCTTTTCTCCCCTGGAAAGGACTTGCAGTCGGCTCCTCGAATGGGCGCGCCCTCTGCTTTCTGCAGATCTTTACCGCGAAAGCATGCGGGCTGTCGAGGGTTTTTTGTCGTCCAGCGGAGAGGGACATCTCCTTCAGGGCGAACTTGACAGAATTTATCCTGAGCAAAGGGACGTTTTAAAGTGGATGCCCTACTGGGAAAATTGGTACCTCTCCAACAGACATCCCCTTCCCGCTAACTGCAATCCCTTCTATGTGCTGGAAATCGAAGGAGAAAAGCTTAAAATCGATAATGTTGAGCTTTCAGCGATGGCGGTGGAGGCTGCCCTTAAATTTCACCTGAAAATAAAAAAGGGAGACCTAAAACCCGACCGTTGGAATGGCCGCCTTCTTTCAATGGAACAATACGACTTAATCTTCGGCGTTACACGCATCCCCGGAAAGGATATGGATCGAAATCTGAAAAGCGATACCGACTATATAGCCGTCCTTTGTAACGGCCATATTTTCCTTCAAAAAGTCTTGGAGGGCGAAAATATCGTGCCGAGCGAAGGTCTTGCTCGCAATTTTCGAATCATTATGGAGCAATCCAGGCGACCTGCAAGAGTGCCTCTATCGGAGCTTACCTCCTTACCTCGATCGAAGTGGGCCGAAATCCGCGATAAACTTATACAATGCAAAGAGGTCGCAAGAGCTATCGAAGCAATAGAAAAAAGCCTTTTTGTGCTCTGCCTAGATGAACCGAGGGAAATGACGCTAGAAGAGCTATCTTTAAGCGTTCTTCTGGGGCCCCCTGAAAGCAGGTGGTTTGACAAGTCGTTGCAGGTGGTAGCCTTGGGCAAGGGCCGAATAGGCATAAACTTCGAGCACTCCCAGAGGGACGGCACGCCCATGGGTCGTTTCGTCAAATTCTTAAATGAAGAGATTGCGACCTTAAGGCTCAAAACAGGGGCCGCTCCTTCCCCGATAGAAGTGGACATACCGGAAAGGGATTATGTCAAAGATATATCGTTGAAAGCTCAAAAAGAAGCAGAAAAAGCATTTTCTAAGTTGAAATTGAGCGTAATTAACTTCAAAGATTTCGGGAAGGAAGAAATTAAAAGGCTTAAGTTGAGTCCCGACGGCTTTGTCCAAACTGCTCTTTTTCTTTCGCAAAAAAGAGCCTGGGGGCATGTAAAAACTACTTTTGAATCGGTTATGCTCAGGCAATTCTGGAAAGGACGAACGGAGGGAATGAGGCCATTTAATTCCTGGACTGGGGCTTTCCTTAGGCTTATCGACGATCCTTCTGCAAGCGACAGAGCGCGCAATGCAGCCATGCTAAAAGCCATAAAAGCTCACAGCTTTCGTGCCAGGCTGTGCATGGACGGCAAAGGCCTGGAGGGTCATCTGGGACTTCTTGAGGCTATCGCCGAGGGAAAGGTGGGTAAGAGAGCGTTAGTCGAAAAGCCAAAAATATACGAATGCCCTGCCTGGAAGGTGCTGCAGGATATCGGGATAACATCATCCACTACCTCGGGCGAAGGGTTGGTTTCTGCAGGCTACGGCCCGGCCCAGGAAGACGGCATTGCCGTAAGGTACATCAAAAGGCCTGACTGTTTAGTCTTTTGCGTTACGAGCCTCGATGATTTTGATGATTCTAGAAGGCGCTTCATCGAAAAACTTCCGAAGGCATTGAAGGATATGCGCCGCTGTGCTGGCCTGTCGACGGAACGTAAGTTTCTTTGA
- a CDS encoding ABC transporter substrate-binding protein, protein MRKLFALFCAVSIAVFCIAGSAPAKDKTVTFVDFSWSSVQMHNRIAGFVLEHGYGYKPNYIFAESVPGLTGLARGDIDVAMEMWVDNVLDWYNKAVGKDKKVIDLGPVFPDSPQGWYVPTFVIEGDEERGIEPMAPDLRSVYDLPKYWELFKDPEKPNKGRFYNAIPGWVVHDINLKKLEAYGLTETFEPFGPGSQTSLATAIVTAYNKGQPVLAYYWEPEWIMGMLNMTRLEEPPYDPKKWNDEAGYACEFPAARVHIGINADFLKNNTEILSFLANYETTLEQNNAALAYMQQNNANVETTAVWFLKEYKDLWTKWIPDDEVKEKVLKALEKIKI, encoded by the coding sequence ATGAGAAAACTTTTCGCACTTTTTTGCGCTGTTTCAATTGCGGTTTTTTGTATTGCAGGGTCAGCGCCGGCAAAGGATAAAACGGTTACCTTTGTAGATTTCAGCTGGAGCAGCGTACAGATGCACAACAGAATAGCTGGTTTTGTCCTGGAACACGGATACGGCTATAAGCCTAACTACATTTTCGCCGAATCCGTGCCAGGACTGACAGGACTGGCACGTGGGGATATCGACGTAGCCATGGAGATGTGGGTCGATAACGTCTTAGATTGGTACAATAAAGCTGTAGGAAAGGATAAAAAAGTCATCGACCTTGGTCCTGTTTTTCCTGACTCGCCTCAGGGTTGGTACGTGCCCACCTTCGTCATCGAAGGCGACGAAGAGAGGGGCATCGAACCTATGGCTCCGGATTTGAGGTCGGTCTACGACCTTCCCAAATACTGGGAACTTTTCAAAGACCCGGAAAAACCGAATAAGGGACGCTTCTACAACGCAATCCCGGGGTGGGTGGTTCATGATATTAACTTAAAGAAATTGGAAGCTTACGGGCTTACCGAAACCTTCGAGCCCTTTGGTCCGGGTTCGCAAACTTCCCTGGCTACGGCAATAGTAACGGCGTACAACAAAGGTCAACCTGTTCTCGCCTACTACTGGGAACCCGAATGGATTATGGGAATGTTAAATATGACTCGTCTTGAGGAACCGCCCTACGATCCAAAAAAGTGGAACGATGAGGCGGGCTATGCCTGCGAATTTCCGGCCGCCCGTGTCCACATCGGCATCAACGCCGATTTTCTCAAGAATAACACGGAGATACTGAGCTTTTTGGCAAATTACGAGACCACTCTGGAGCAAAACAACGCAGCCTTGGCGTACATGCAGCAGAATAATGCCAACGTCGAAACAACCGCAGTATGGTTTCTCAAGGAATACAAAGACCTATGGACGAAATGGATACCCGACGACGAAGTTAAAGAAAAAGTATTAAAGGCTCTGGAAAAAATAAAGATATAA
- a CDS encoding M42 family metallopeptidase: MIDLIKELTESYGPSGREEEVQKVVLKHLEGHIDGHKFDSLGNLLVWKRGRDNKEVLLDAHIDEIGLVVTNIDDKGFLRVEPVGGVSPYYYVGQRIKFPKATGVVYYEGETPEEQKKNLSNLTFDNLFVDIGAGDRSEAEKLVSIGTFGVYDSYFYKNGNYLTSKSMDDRVGCAVLVEVFKNLKHHRHTVIGSFSVQEEIGLVGAFVSAYSFSPQICIAVDVTDSADHPKGLKRHAMALGKGPAIKIKDKMSISHRKVVELLEQAAQKAGVPYQKEVLTFGGTNAAALQRTKEGIPSATLSIPTRYVHSPSETVSLSDVEGAVKLLVSLVDLNI; this comes from the coding sequence ATGATAGATTTAATCAAAGAACTGACAGAAAGTTACGGCCCAAGCGGTAGGGAAGAGGAGGTCCAAAAAGTCGTCCTTAAACACCTTGAAGGCCACATAGACGGACACAAGTTCGATTCCCTGGGCAATTTGCTCGTCTGGAAAAGGGGAAGAGACAACAAAGAGGTGCTTTTAGACGCCCATATAGACGAAATCGGGCTTGTGGTAACGAATATAGACGACAAGGGATTCCTCAGGGTGGAGCCCGTTGGCGGAGTTTCTCCCTATTACTATGTAGGCCAAAGAATAAAGTTCCCCAAAGCCACGGGAGTGGTTTACTACGAAGGCGAGACGCCCGAGGAACAAAAGAAAAATTTATCTAACCTCACCTTTGACAACCTCTTCGTGGACATCGGCGCCGGCGACCGCAGTGAAGCCGAAAAATTGGTCTCAATCGGTACGTTTGGCGTCTACGATTCCTATTTTTACAAAAACGGCAATTACCTAACATCGAAATCCATGGACGACAGGGTGGGCTGTGCCGTTTTAGTCGAGGTCTTCAAGAATTTAAAACACCACAGACACACGGTCATAGGCTCTTTTTCCGTTCAGGAGGAAATTGGGCTCGTCGGAGCCTTTGTATCGGCATACAGTTTTTCACCTCAAATTTGCATAGCCGTTGATGTCACCGATTCGGCCGATCATCCCAAAGGTCTTAAAAGGCACGCCATGGCGTTGGGAAAAGGCCCTGCCATAAAGATCAAGGACAAGATGTCCATAAGCCACAGGAAGGTCGTCGAACTGCTGGAGCAGGCAGCACAAAAGGCAGGCGTACCTTACCAAAAGGAAGTTTTGACCTTTGGCGGCACTAACGCTGCCGCACTTCAAAGGACGAAGGAAGGTATCCCTTCCGCAACGCTTTCAATACCCACCAGATACGTCCACTCTCCGAGTGAGACGGTGAGCCTAAGCGACGTAGAAGGCGCGGTAAAATTATTGGTAAGCCTTGTAGATTTAAATATCTGA
- a CDS encoding M42 family metallopeptidase, protein MKALYLKELSELDGVSGDEGRIRKFIEEKIKDKVDSLKVDVMGNLIAFKKGTRSNRKFVLAAHMDEVGFMVTNIEDDGTLSFAPVGGVDPRVVVGKHVRIKGELPGVIGYKAIHLQKKDELLASPKFENLRIHIGARSKEEASRKIELGDYISFATDFRQEHSRATGKAFDDRAGCAVLMEVIEQEQRYEDDLYLAFLVQEETGLRGSAVLFEQLQPNIALVIEGTTAGDDPGLPEHQWATHLGDGPAVTFMHRGYVVNKKIYKSILQVAQKYDIKHQYKRRTAGGTDAARLAKTGGGVPAGVISVPARYIHSPLSMIDLGDFENTVKLVSKILEEGEGFAR, encoded by the coding sequence GTGAAGGCGTTGTACTTAAAGGAATTATCCGAACTTGACGGCGTCTCTGGAGATGAAGGACGCATCAGAAAGTTTATAGAAGAAAAGATTAAAGACAAGGTGGACAGCTTAAAAGTCGACGTCATGGGCAACTTGATCGCCTTCAAGAAGGGGACCAGGTCAAACAGAAAGTTCGTCCTGGCTGCCCACATGGACGAGGTCGGCTTCATGGTGACAAACATTGAGGATGACGGAACGCTGTCCTTTGCCCCCGTAGGGGGCGTCGATCCCCGGGTCGTCGTTGGAAAACACGTCAGGATCAAAGGAGAGCTGCCCGGAGTTATCGGTTACAAGGCCATACACCTTCAAAAGAAAGACGAGCTGCTGGCATCACCCAAATTCGAAAACCTTCGCATACATATAGGTGCAAGGTCAAAGGAAGAAGCCTCACGTAAAATAGAATTAGGAGACTACATCTCATTTGCGACGGATTTCAGGCAAGAACATTCCAGGGCTACGGGCAAGGCCTTCGACGACAGGGCAGGTTGCGCCGTCTTGATGGAGGTAATAGAACAGGAACAACGTTACGAGGACGACCTGTACCTTGCCTTCCTGGTCCAGGAAGAGACGGGCCTTCGGGGAAGCGCGGTATTATTTGAACAGCTTCAACCCAATATAGCCTTGGTGATCGAGGGAACCACGGCAGGAGACGATCCCGGCCTTCCGGAACATCAGTGGGCAACTCACCTGGGAGACGGCCCCGCCGTTACCTTCATGCACAGAGGCTACGTGGTAAATAAAAAGATCTACAAATCCATACTGCAGGTCGCCCAAAAATACGACATCAAGCATCAATATAAAAGGAGGACCGCGGGCGGAACGGACGCTGCGCGCTTGGCAAAAACCGGTGGAGGAGTACCGGCTGGGGTAATCTCCGTTCCTGCTCGATATATTCATAGCCCTTTGTCCATGATCGACCTGGGAGATTTTGAAAACACGGTCAAACTGGTCAGCAAAATCTTAGAAGAAGGAGAGGGTTTTGCAAGATGA
- a CDS encoding M20/M25/M40 family metallo-hydrolase — protein MSLDTVSLLKCLSSADSPSGYEDEVLKVIEENIKPYVDSVRKHRMNALIAAKKGQNGKKLGIFAHADEIGFVVAKLEERGFLRVEPIGGIDPKVVISQRIKIFTKQGVVTGVVGFLPPHLQKDDQKDKVPDYNDIYVDVSCGPLGEAVSVGDICVIEGRCASLGDKLSGKALDNRASCAALILAARELETIKNRADVYFIFSSQEEIAGPGAVSVAYELGLDEAIVIDVTHGNERIPQMPPIKISEGPVLAVGPVINREFYKALCDVAKRHGVRTQIEPTPGRSHTDTDEVQLTRSGIKTALVSIPLMYMHTPVELVDPSDVEETARLLALASTVNL, from the coding sequence ATGTCATTGGATACGGTTTCTTTGCTTAAATGTCTTTCAAGCGCTGACAGTCCCTCGGGCTATGAGGACGAAGTCCTGAAGGTCATCGAAGAAAACATCAAACCCTACGTCGATTCCGTAAGAAAGCACAGGATGAACGCTCTTATAGCCGCTAAAAAGGGACAAAACGGCAAAAAACTTGGGATATTTGCCCATGCTGATGAGATAGGGTTCGTCGTCGCAAAGCTTGAAGAAAGAGGTTTTTTGAGGGTCGAACCAATCGGTGGCATAGATCCGAAGGTAGTCATCTCTCAAAGGATAAAGATATTCACCAAGCAAGGTGTCGTCACAGGAGTTGTGGGCTTTCTTCCTCCTCACCTCCAAAAAGATGATCAAAAAGATAAGGTCCCCGATTACAACGACATTTACGTCGATGTATCCTGCGGCCCCTTAGGCGAAGCCGTAAGCGTAGGAGACATTTGCGTCATCGAAGGAAGGTGTGCCTCTTTAGGCGATAAACTTTCCGGTAAGGCATTGGACAACAGAGCAAGCTGTGCTGCCCTAATCTTGGCTGCACGCGAGCTTGAGACGATAAAAAACAGGGCTGACGTTTATTTCATCTTTTCAAGCCAGGAGGAGATCGCAGGTCCGGGGGCGGTCTCCGTCGCGTACGAGCTTGGGTTGGACGAGGCCATAGTGATAGACGTCACCCACGGCAACGAGCGTATCCCGCAGATGCCCCCGATTAAGATCTCGGAAGGTCCCGTATTGGCAGTCGGGCCCGTCATAAACAGGGAGTTTTACAAGGCCTTATGTGATGTGGCAAAACGTCACGGCGTAAGGACGCAGATCGAGCCCACGCCCGGGAGATCTCATACCGACACGGACGAGGTACAGCTTACGAGGTCGGGCATAAAGACGGCGCTGGTCTCCATACCGCTCATGTACATGCACACGCCCGTAGAATTGGTCGACCCCAGCGACGTGGAAGAAACGGCACGCCTGCTGGCATTGGCAAGCACCGTAAACCTTTAA
- a CDS encoding cupin domain-containing protein: MKKNANLYDPSSASLSEEVTEILYGDEWVRIERIISTGQASPEGFWYDQKENEWVCVLEGQGVIQWENGSTKVLNRGEWVLIPAHVKHRVLSTSTALPCLWLAFFWKC, encoded by the coding sequence ATGAAAAAGAATGCGAATCTTTATGATCCATCATCAGCGTCGCTTAGCGAAGAGGTCACTGAGATTCTTTATGGCGACGAATGGGTGCGCATAGAGCGCATCATTTCGACAGGCCAGGCATCTCCCGAGGGGTTTTGGTACGACCAAAAAGAGAATGAATGGGTGTGCGTCCTCGAAGGACAGGGAGTTATCCAGTGGGAAAACGGCAGCACAAAAGTGCTCAATAGGGGAGAATGGGTTTTAATCCCTGCTCACGTCAAACACCGCGTACTTTCGACAAGCACCGCCCTGCCCTGCCTGTGGCTTGCCTTTTTCTGGAAGTGCTAA
- a CDS encoding GntR family transcriptional regulator, with the protein MLEILPKNKRETAREYVTRVLKYNIVNLNLKPGQAISENEIAELLGVSRTPVREAFLELAKASIVEVYPQKGTYISLIDMEMVEEARFMRCVLEKAIVDLACEKLTERDFIFLQHNLELQEYCVSRGDYKQLLEHDNDFHKYLFKACNKERVYNTLRGMMTHFDRVRILNLAEMDMRKTVDEHSAILEAIKVRDKKKSVALMEKHLTRVLFDQSYLAKQHPEYFKRPKSSPASGQANDDVQYSNKEAGIYIS; encoded by the coding sequence TTGCTGGAAATATTGCCGAAGAATAAAAGAGAAACTGCAAGAGAATACGTTACCAGGGTTTTAAAATACAATATTGTTAACTTAAACTTGAAGCCCGGGCAGGCAATAAGCGAAAACGAAATTGCAGAATTGCTTGGCGTAAGCAGGACGCCTGTGCGAGAAGCTTTCCTTGAGCTGGCCAAGGCATCGATCGTGGAAGTGTACCCCCAAAAGGGAACGTACATATCCTTGATCGATATGGAGATGGTCGAGGAGGCACGTTTTATGAGGTGTGTTCTCGAGAAGGCGATCGTGGACCTCGCCTGCGAAAAGTTAACGGAGAGGGATTTCATCTTCCTTCAACACAATTTGGAATTACAGGAATATTGCGTCAGTCGGGGAGATTATAAACAATTGCTGGAGCATGATAACGACTTCCATAAATACTTGTTTAAGGCCTGCAATAAAGAGCGCGTTTACAATACATTGAGGGGCATGATGACTCACTTTGACAGAGTCCGTATCCTCAACCTCGCTGAGATGGACATGAGAAAGACCGTTGACGAACATAGTGCGATCCTGGAAGCGATAAAAGTCAGGGATAAAAAGAAGTCTGTGGCTTTAATGGAAAAACATCTCACTAGAGTCCTGTTTGATCAGAGCTATCTCGCAAAGCAACATCCTGAATACTTCAAAAGGCCTAAGTCCAGCCCCGCAAGTGGACAAGCTAACGATGATGTACAATATAGTAACAAAGAGGCGGGAATTTACATAAGTTAA